A window of the Cucurbita pepo subsp. pepo cultivar mu-cu-16 chromosome LG01, ASM280686v2, whole genome shotgun sequence genome harbors these coding sequences:
- the LOC111791567 gene encoding BTB/POZ domain-containing protein At1g50280, whose amino-acid sequence MTPQSTYLQVHIAAQHTFFLSEKVISAYSARFRRISKQHRRARRRTTTTTAFGASSSDDFSNSAIEIDDFPGGVNGFELISRFCYNRAQIDITVSNVALLHCCAVFLGMTEEVAAGNLILQTENFLDGIFYWSWSDILLCLRSCESFFAFADSSGLLQKLVCALLAKIAQNSNASLVTPSSSSSSSSPDNASGNSRLSTKLWWFDDMSLLPARIIEKVVQGMGSYGSSNNSLILTRFLLHYLKTAAQSTVGYGSGRPRGEYGGLADTAVHGVVMVGKSMFSCRGLFWVLRVVSGFGLSKDCRSGLERMIGGMLDQAKLDDLLISGHHKCTYDVNLVIRLIRVFVNNDGALSVHKLKKVGKLVDKYLGEISPDQNLKISKFLGVAESLPDCARDCFDGVYRAIDIYLESHPNLSMEERSRLCRCLNHEKLSLETCKALAKNPRVPPRIAVEALKCQAMGGGRSSKEETTATASAMAMVAAAGEEDDRSSTEYYSSECQRVLSSSSFESEGCSSSTGQDTNNNNNNQDMKLNLQRMQWRVVELEKVCREMKSNMSTLVRQTAITSPPTYHRALPRLC is encoded by the exons ATGACTCCGCAATCCACCTATCTCCAAGTCCACATCGCCGCCCAGCATACTTTCTTTCTCAGCGAG AAGGTTATTTCGGCTTATTCCGCAAGATTCCGGCGGATTAGCAAGCAGCATAGGCGAGCGAGAAGGCGAACAACCACAACAACTGCATTTGGTGCTAGTTCCAGCGATGATTTCTCTAATTCCGCTATTGAGATCGATGATTTTCCTGGAGGAGTGAATGGATTCGAACTCATCTCAAGATTCTGCTACAACCGCGCTCAAATCGACATCACTGTCTCTAATGTTGCATTACTCCATTGCTGTGCCGTGTTCCTTGGAATGACGGAGGAGGTCGCCGCTGGGAACCTCATCCTCCAGACTGAGAATTTCCTCGACGGAATCTTTTACTGGTCGTGGAGTGATATATTGTTGTGCCTTCGGAGTTGCGAATCCTTTTTCGCTTTTGCAGATTCGTCAGGGCTTTTGCAGAAGCTCGTTTGTGCTTTATTGGCCAAGATTGCACAGAATTCCAATGCGAGCCTCGTCactccttcttcctcttcttcttcctcctcgcCTGATAATGCGTCTGGTAATTCAAGATTATCTACCAAATTGTGGTGGTTCGACGACATGTCGTTATTGCCTGCTCGGATCATTGAAAAAGTCGTACAGGGGATGGGGAGCTACGGGAGCAGCAATAACAGTTTGATTCTCACCAGATTTCTCCTCCATTACCTCAAAACCGCTGCTCAGAGCACTGTTGG GTATGGGAGTGGGCGGCCGAGGGGAGAGTACGGCGGGCTAGCCGACACCGCAGTGCACGGGGTGGTAATGGTGGGGAAAAGTATGTTTTCTTGCCGGGGGCTGTTCTGGGTGTTGAGAGTGGTGTCTGGTTTTGGTCTGAGCAAAGATTGCCGGAGTGGGCTGGAGAGGATGATCGGCGGGATGCTGGATCAGGCCAAACTGGATGATTTGCTGATCTCCGGCCACCACAAATGCACTTACGATGTGAATCTGGTGATAAGATTAATCAGAGTATTCGTGAACAACGATGGAGCTTTGTCTGTGCACAAGCTGAAAAAAGTGGGGAAACTGGTTGATAAGTACTTGGGGGAAATTTCTCCTGATCAAAACCTCAAAATATCCAAATTCTTGGGAGTTGCCGAGAGCTTGCCGGACTGTGCTAGAGATTGCTTCGATGGAGTTTACAGAGCAATTGACATCTATCTAGAG TCTCATCCAAATCTTTCAATGGAAGAGAGGTCGAGGCTATGTAGATGTCTAAATCATGAGAAGCTGAGCCTAGAGACATGCAAGGCCTTGGCAAAGAATCCAAGAGTGCCGCCAAGGATAGCAGTGGAGGCACTGAAGTGTCAGGCAATGGGAG GTGGTCGTTCAAGCAAAGAGGAAACGACGGCGACCGCGTCGGCGATGGCAATGGTAGCAGCAGCAGGGGAGGAGGATGATCGGAGCAGTACTGAGTATTACAGCAGCGAGTGTCAAAGGGTTTTATCAAGTAGCAGCTTTGAGTCAGAAGGGTGTAGCAGCAGCACAGGCCAAGacaccaacaacaacaacaacaaccaagACATGAAACTAAACCTGCAAAGGATGCAATGGAGAGTGGTAGAATTGGAGAAAGTTTGTAGGGAAATGAAGAGTAACATGTCCACTTTGGTTAGACAAACTGCCATCACTTCACCACCTACTTACCACAGAGCCTTGCCTAGACTATGTTAA